Proteins encoded by one window of Streptomyces sp. ALI-76-A:
- a CDS encoding YafY family protein, with protein sequence MDVASGDERGTTERVLTLLGLLQQRRVWTGPELADRLGVTPRTVRRDVERLRTLGYPVHASQGVGGGYQLGPGQDLPPLLLDDQEAIATAVSLLAGAGGAVAGAGDAALRALTKLDQVLPTRLRHEVRALSGSVESFHGGRTPVDPEVLMTLARACRDEVEAGFDYPSGSEVRRRRVEPYRLVASDRRWYLLAYDLDRDDWRSFRVDRMTDASARAWRFCPRAAPDAATYVQEGVASGVYPHQARFLVHASADTVRAQISASAAVVRRRGSELCEVLSGAASLDAVLMHVLLLGHDFEILDPPELGKRCRALAQRLLSAGASISPVPDMDDS encoded by the coding sequence GTGGATGTGGCAAGCGGTGACGAGCGGGGTACTACGGAGCGGGTGCTCACGCTGCTCGGGCTGCTGCAGCAGCGCCGGGTCTGGACCGGCCCCGAGCTCGCCGACCGGCTCGGGGTCACGCCGCGCACGGTACGGCGTGATGTCGAGCGGCTGCGCACGCTCGGCTATCCGGTGCATGCCAGCCAGGGTGTCGGCGGCGGCTACCAGCTCGGGCCGGGGCAAGACCTGCCGCCGCTGCTTCTCGACGACCAGGAGGCGATCGCCACCGCGGTCTCGCTGCTCGCCGGCGCGGGTGGCGCGGTCGCCGGCGCCGGCGACGCCGCACTGCGGGCGCTGACCAAGCTCGACCAGGTGCTGCCCACCCGGCTGCGGCACGAGGTGCGCGCGCTCTCCGGCTCGGTGGAGTCCTTTCACGGAGGCCGCACGCCGGTCGACCCCGAGGTGCTCATGACGCTGGCCAGAGCCTGCCGCGACGAGGTCGAGGCCGGCTTTGACTACCCGTCCGGGAGCGAGGTGCGACGGCGGCGGGTCGAGCCCTACCGCCTGGTCGCTTCCGACCGGCGCTGGTACCTCCTCGCCTACGACCTCGATCGCGACGACTGGCGCAGCTTCCGCGTCGACCGGATGACCGACGCGTCCGCACGGGCCTGGCGCTTCTGTCCGCGCGCGGCGCCCGATGCGGCGACGTATGTGCAGGAGGGCGTGGCGAGCGGGGTCTACCCGCACCAGGCGCGCTTCCTCGTGCACGCGTCGGCCGATACGGTGCGCGCGCAGATTTCGGCGTCGGCGGCTGTCGTACGACGGCGCGGGAGCGAGCTCTGCGAGGTGCTCAGTGGCGCCGCCAGCCTGGACGCCGTGCTCATGCACGTACTCCTGCTGGGGCACGACTTCGAGATACTCGACCCTCCGGAGCTCGGGAAGCGTTGTCGCGCGCTGGCGCAGAGACTGCTGTCGGCCGGTGCGTCGATCTCACCGGTGCCGGACATGGATGATTCATGA
- a CDS encoding helix-turn-helix transcriptional regulator, with protein MTCENANYPALGQVPCGAIHVGHTRMGEGEKFRMFEDLTADLPDLLIKLRGQATRKQVAEMAGVRPVRLKELEEGLKHPEGLEMLGKVLRVYRVRLSVAMPTR; from the coding sequence GTGACCTGCGAAAACGCTAACTACCCGGCCTTGGGGCAGGTCCCCTGTGGCGCGATCCACGTCGGCCACACGCGCATGGGCGAGGGGGAGAAGTTCCGGATGTTCGAGGACCTGACCGCGGACCTGCCGGATCTGCTGATCAAGCTCAGGGGTCAGGCCACGCGCAAGCAGGTCGCCGAGATGGCCGGCGTGCGGCCCGTCCGACTGAAGGAGCTGGAGGAAGGCCTGAAGCACCCTGAGGGACTCGAGATGCTCGGCAAGGTGCTGCGGGTGTACCGCGTCCGGCTCAGCGTGGCGATGCCGACTCGGTAA
- a CDS encoding TnsA-like heteromeric transposase endonuclease subunit: protein MRDNWASRWTAAWQINGSEVVWPVRDQGSVPVLTSQPVRGFTWRTKQRHRPGLEFLVSTGRKHGFESLEERAVLLALDFLTVIEVLPQPFTLSFDHVDGHAGHTPDFLAVMGDGGYWLLDVRPADLIGEMDAVKFAASREAAAACGWRYSVITGWRPHVLAGLDALSAQRRPLTDQLGCQPALLAASADGPVAFGELVQATRVPAVGRAHAVHLLWHRQLGFDLGRPLNDSSLVWPAGWTECQ, encoded by the coding sequence ATGCGGGACAACTGGGCGAGCCGCTGGACGGCCGCCTGGCAGATCAACGGGTCGGAGGTCGTCTGGCCGGTCCGGGACCAGGGTTCGGTGCCGGTGCTGACTTCGCAGCCGGTTCGCGGGTTCACGTGGAGGACGAAGCAGAGGCATCGTCCCGGACTGGAGTTCCTGGTCTCGACGGGGCGGAAGCACGGCTTCGAATCGCTGGAGGAGAGGGCGGTTCTCCTGGCGCTGGACTTCCTGACGGTGATCGAGGTGCTCCCGCAGCCCTTCACCCTCAGCTTCGATCACGTCGACGGCCACGCCGGACACACCCCGGACTTCCTGGCCGTGATGGGCGACGGCGGGTACTGGCTGCTGGATGTCCGGCCTGCCGACCTGATCGGTGAGATGGACGCGGTGAAGTTCGCCGCATCCCGGGAGGCGGCGGCCGCCTGCGGCTGGCGCTACTCCGTGATCACCGGATGGCGCCCGCACGTGCTCGCGGGTCTGGACGCGCTGTCGGCTCAACGGCGACCGCTGACTGACCAACTTGGCTGCCAGCCCGCCCTTCTCGCGGCCTCAGCCGACGGGCCGGTTGCGTTCGGGGAACTGGTACAGGCGACCCGGGTGCCAGCGGTGGGCCGGGCCCACGCGGTTCATCTGCTCTGGCACCGCCAACTCGGCTTCGACCTGGGCCGCCCGCTGAACGATTCGTCCCTCGTCTGGCCGGCGGGCTGGACGGAGTGCCAGTGA
- a CDS encoding ISL3 family transposase, whose amino-acid sequence MIQARTRSGAPAGCTGCGTLSEWMHSRYVRHLADAALGGRPVRIDLSVRRLYCENSACPKMTFAEQVPGLTVRYQRRTPLLQHLVEAVGVVLAGRGGARMLRILNISLSRCTVLAQLMRVPLPPLVTPRVLGVDDFALYADTYGTLLVDADTRLPLTLWEGRDAEQLSRWLRGHPGVEIACRDGSLTYRQGTADGAPEAVQVSDRFHLWQGLSRRVQEIAATHRGCLPTLFLPPRQPSPSS is encoded by the coding sequence GTGATCCAGGCTCGTACCAGATCCGGTGCTCCGGCAGGGTGTACGGGATGCGGCACGCTGAGCGAGTGGATGCACAGCCGCTACGTACGGCACCTCGCCGATGCCGCGCTTGGAGGCAGGCCGGTCCGCATCGACTTGAGCGTGCGCCGTCTGTACTGCGAGAACTCGGCCTGTCCGAAGATGACCTTCGCCGAGCAGGTGCCGGGACTGACCGTGCGCTATCAGCGGCGCACCCCGCTGCTGCAGCACTTGGTCGAGGCGGTCGGCGTGGTGCTGGCCGGCCGGGGTGGGGCGAGGATGCTGCGCATACTCAACATCAGCCTGTCGCGGTGCACCGTGCTCGCGCAGCTGATGCGGGTGCCGCTGCCGCCGCTGGTCACACCCCGGGTGCTCGGCGTGGACGACTTCGCGCTGTACGCCGATACCTACGGCACCCTCCTGGTCGACGCCGACACCAGACTCCCGCTGACCCTGTGGGAAGGCAGAGACGCCGAACAGCTCAGCCGATGGCTGCGCGGACATCCCGGTGTGGAGATCGCCTGCCGCGACGGCTCGCTCACCTATCGGCAGGGCACCGCCGACGGCGCCCCAGAAGCCGTCCAGGTCAGTGACCGCTTCCATCTGTGGCAGGGCCTGTCCCGGCGCGTTCAGGAAATCGCCGCCACTCACCGCGGCTGCCTGCCCACGCTCTTCCTGCCCCCGAGGCAACCGAGTCCGAGCTCGTGA
- a CDS encoding MFS transporter, translating into MTGTHPDRAGSRDSGVIAVLGAFVLNGALLGSWAPRVPALAAQIGADEGALGLSLLGASVGMIAASLVAGRLCAVFGARVVMTVSGVAGSAMLPALGLARSPATLGLLLILLGAMVGVMDVAMNVAGVTAIRRTGRAIMPLFHAAFSFGTLAGSLGAAVAAGQELAPSRHFVIVAVICGGVTVGIARWIPVEDLLRVPAKSGRAGRAPFRRPALWLLGGVALCASIAEGATADWSALFGVQERGLSEATGALIYSCFSITMACTRLCGEAIQRRWSAPRILIGGAAIGGLGLATAVMTPSPTLTFAGFAVAGVGLAYASPVVMELSGAAGRRADGGGGEREVAFATTIAYSGFLLGPPMVGGIAELTSLPVALGAVAVLVLLIAPLTLAAGTFRRRELSSAEESAANPARGTAIRRKMG; encoded by the coding sequence ATGACCGGTACCCATCCGGATCGAGCCGGCAGCCGGGACTCGGGAGTCATCGCGGTACTCGGTGCGTTCGTTCTCAACGGCGCGCTGCTTGGCTCGTGGGCCCCTCGGGTGCCGGCGCTGGCCGCGCAGATCGGTGCGGACGAGGGTGCGCTGGGGCTGTCCCTGCTCGGTGCCAGCGTAGGTATGATCGCCGCTTCGCTTGTCGCCGGTCGGCTGTGCGCGGTGTTCGGCGCTCGCGTCGTGATGACGGTGTCCGGTGTTGCCGGGTCCGCGATGCTGCCGGCTCTGGGACTGGCGAGGTCGCCCGCCACGCTCGGCCTGCTGCTGATCCTGCTCGGCGCGATGGTCGGCGTGATGGACGTGGCGATGAACGTGGCCGGCGTGACAGCGATCCGGCGGACCGGCCGGGCGATCATGCCGCTGTTCCACGCGGCCTTCAGTTTCGGCACGCTTGCCGGTTCGCTCGGCGCCGCGGTCGCGGCCGGACAAGAGTTGGCACCGAGCCGTCATTTCGTCATCGTCGCGGTGATCTGCGGCGGCGTCACCGTCGGCATCGCCCGCTGGATTCCTGTCGAGGACCTACTGAGAGTGCCGGCCAAGAGCGGACGCGCCGGGCGGGCACCGTTCAGGCGACCGGCGCTGTGGCTGCTCGGCGGCGTGGCACTGTGCGCCTCGATAGCCGAAGGAGCGACCGCGGACTGGTCAGCGCTGTTCGGTGTGCAGGAGCGCGGTCTCAGCGAGGCCACCGGCGCCCTGATCTACTCGTGCTTCTCGATCACCATGGCGTGCACCCGCTTGTGCGGTGAGGCGATCCAGCGTCGTTGGAGCGCACCACGGATACTCATCGGGGGTGCGGCGATCGGTGGGCTGGGGCTGGCCACCGCGGTCATGACGCCGTCGCCGACGCTCACCTTCGCCGGCTTCGCTGTCGCCGGTGTCGGTCTGGCGTACGCGTCCCCCGTCGTCATGGAGCTGAGCGGCGCGGCCGGGCGACGGGCCGATGGGGGCGGTGGTGAGCGCGAGGTCGCGTTCGCGACAACCATTGCCTACAGCGGGTTCTTGCTCGGCCCCCCGATGGTGGGCGGCATCGCCGAGCTGACCAGTTTGCCGGTCGCGCTCGGCGCTGTCGCGGTGCTCGTGTTGTTGATCGCCCCGCTGACTCTGGCCGCGGGCACTTTCCGGCGCCGGGAGTTGTCGTCGGCCGAGGAGTCAGCGGCCAACCCCGCCCGGGGCACAGCGATCCGACGCAAAATGGGCTGA
- a CDS encoding DinB family protein, with amino-acid sequence MDANEIDLNRTLREQLEFHWNHQLRARLEGLTDDEYFWSPVLDAWSVRPHGRSTAPAQLGAGDFTMDYASPQPVPSAFTTIAWRLGHVIVGVLAARNAAHFGAPAASYETWEYAGSAATALDQLEAQLDVWLAGVRGLGDAGLRVPVGAKEPFPEMPMADLVLHIHRELIHHLSEVCLLRDLYLHTKPGTSSERLMTAKTTHLDPEELHSNPAFTQGVIAPAARTLHVGGQLGTDSTGNLLDGIEAQTTQAMRNVLTVLAAAGTGPEHVAKLNIYLVNGVDAQVGYAASRSVWGNHRTAITVVSTAGHARPGALVEIDAVAIIPE; translated from the coding sequence ATGGACGCGAACGAAATCGACTTGAACCGGACGCTGCGCGAGCAGTTGGAGTTCCACTGGAACCACCAGCTCCGAGCCCGGCTTGAGGGCCTCACCGACGACGAATACTTCTGGTCGCCGGTGCTGGACGCCTGGAGTGTACGGCCGCACGGCAGATCGACGGCGCCTGCGCAGCTCGGCGCCGGGGACTTCACGATGGACTACGCCTCCCCCCAGCCGGTCCCGTCGGCCTTCACCACGATCGCCTGGCGACTCGGTCACGTCATCGTCGGCGTGCTCGCCGCGCGCAACGCGGCGCACTTCGGCGCGCCAGCGGCGTCGTACGAGACCTGGGAGTACGCCGGCAGCGCGGCCACCGCACTCGACCAGCTAGAGGCCCAGCTCGACGTCTGGCTGGCCGGGGTGCGCGGCCTCGGCGACGCCGGGCTCCGGGTCCCGGTCGGCGCGAAGGAGCCCTTCCCCGAGATGCCCATGGCTGACCTGGTCCTGCACATCCACCGCGAACTGATCCACCACCTGTCCGAGGTCTGCCTGCTGCGCGACCTCTACCTGCACACGAAACCTGGCACCTCCAGCGAGAGACTCATGACCGCAAAGACGACACACCTCGACCCGGAAGAACTCCACAGCAACCCTGCCTTCACGCAGGGCGTGATCGCACCCGCTGCCCGGACGCTCCATGTTGGTGGCCAGCTCGGCACCGATAGCACCGGAAACCTGCTCGACGGTATTGAGGCGCAGACCACTCAGGCAATGCGCAACGTGCTGACTGTGCTTGCTGCCGCGGGTACCGGCCCCGAGCATGTCGCCAAACTCAATATCTACCTCGTCAATGGAGTCGACGCACAGGTGGGGTACGCGGCGTCGCGATCAGTGTGGGGCAATCACCGCACAGCCATCACAGTCGTTTCCACCGCAGGACACGCTCGCCCAGGCGCGCTCGTGGAGATCGACGCAGTAGCGATCATCCCCGAATAG
- a CDS encoding DNA topoisomerase, which yields MVAIVVAEKPSAARNMASALGGTKGSYKGTAYEVASLRGHLYEFAQPHAMVDSSLADGYQKWDLGNLPWNPEDLTWKREPQKNAADVIKALRAALGRGAEIVIATDLDPSGEGDLLFWEAIDELGFHSKKFSRMEFTDESKASIQKAFEQRRPVKSMQDEGDYRKAMYRSQWDFLSMQFTRIATAMGCQSGQDLVLRQGRLKSAMVSLVGDQQRAYDAYVKKPFFQNRFRDENDVMYTNPDEPRFDQKGQVPQPYGPSAVVLDGKADKKTAPPKLLDLASMSSMLVGKGVKANLTLSTYQKMYEDQVVSYPRTEDKTITPEQFKDLAPLVDKIAAVVGVDTGLLTRRQPRSTHVKPQGAHGANRPGLKVPSSLDEVEHKYGKAGRLIYEMLAKNYLAMLAEDYLYEQQKGHVEKYPNFVGIANVPKSPGWRAVFDPDAGDDTAEGDENESSKGLGQTAEPFIFEGANKRPEHPTMKWLMKQLEKRDVGTGATRTSTYSEVTNGKAKHPLLTEKGRKLRLAQAGEMSWRLLPGTRIGDLGLTEKVYADMRDIAAGTATAEERLAVVADWVREDIVTMTKNAASMRAELGLKEQVVAARAEGVWQAAPGGPKKVTFKKIWSGHEFSDDEVAKLLAGETISFEATNKAGKPYTATGTLDVGDYKGRKFVGFQLEVPDKPTKWSGRTFTLAEVTALLAGQALEIDGFVSARTGKTFGCKVSWDAKAKKIVPDFGSGDEPPRSWCQVTFTDAQRRDLAAGKTIQGKGFVSVKGKTFDAAVSWKEEGGKKKIVPSFS from the coding sequence ATGGTCGCGATCGTGGTCGCAGAGAAGCCGAGTGCAGCGAGGAACATGGCCAGCGCCCTCGGCGGGACGAAGGGCAGTTACAAGGGCACGGCCTACGAGGTGGCGAGCTTGCGGGGTCATCTCTATGAGTTCGCCCAGCCGCACGCGATGGTGGACTCCTCACTCGCGGATGGCTATCAGAAGTGGGACCTGGGCAACCTGCCGTGGAATCCGGAGGACCTGACGTGGAAGCGCGAGCCGCAGAAGAACGCCGCAGACGTCATCAAGGCTCTGCGTGCGGCGCTCGGGCGCGGTGCCGAGATCGTCATCGCCACGGACCTGGATCCGTCCGGCGAGGGCGACCTGCTCTTCTGGGAGGCGATCGACGAACTCGGCTTCCACAGCAAGAAGTTCAGCCGCATGGAGTTCACCGATGAGTCGAAGGCGTCGATCCAGAAGGCGTTCGAACAGCGCCGGCCGGTGAAGTCCATGCAGGACGAGGGCGATTACCGCAAGGCGATGTACCGCTCGCAGTGGGACTTCCTCTCGATGCAGTTCACCCGTATCGCCACGGCGATGGGCTGCCAGTCCGGCCAGGACCTGGTGCTGCGCCAGGGCCGGCTGAAGTCGGCGATGGTCTCTCTCGTCGGCGACCAGCAGAGGGCCTACGACGCGTACGTCAAGAAGCCGTTCTTCCAGAACCGCTTCCGCGACGAGAACGACGTCATGTACACCAACCCGGACGAGCCGCGGTTCGATCAGAAGGGCCAGGTGCCGCAGCCGTACGGCCCCTCCGCTGTCGTCCTGGACGGCAAGGCGGACAAGAAGACCGCGCCGCCGAAGTTGCTCGACCTTGCTTCGATGTCCTCGATGCTCGTCGGCAAGGGCGTGAAGGCGAACCTCACGCTCTCGACCTACCAGAAGATGTACGAGGACCAGGTCGTCTCGTACCCGCGCACCGAGGACAAGACGATCACGCCCGAGCAGTTCAAGGACCTCGCCCCGCTGGTCGACAAGATCGCCGCCGTGGTCGGCGTCGACACTGGCCTTCTGACGCGTCGCCAGCCCCGGTCCACACACGTGAAGCCCCAGGGTGCGCACGGTGCGAACCGTCCGGGCCTGAAGGTGCCCTCCTCGTTGGACGAGGTCGAGCACAAGTACGGCAAGGCCGGGCGGCTCATCTACGAGATGCTCGCGAAGAACTACCTCGCCATGCTCGCCGAGGACTATCTCTATGAGCAGCAGAAGGGCCACGTGGAGAAGTACCCGAACTTCGTCGGCATCGCCAATGTGCCCAAGAGCCCCGGCTGGCGGGCCGTGTTCGATCCGGACGCCGGCGACGACACGGCCGAGGGCGACGAGAACGAGTCCAGCAAGGGACTGGGTCAGACCGCGGAGCCGTTCATCTTCGAGGGCGCGAACAAGCGCCCCGAGCATCCCACGATGAAGTGGCTGATGAAGCAGCTGGAGAAGCGTGACGTGGGCACGGGCGCGACCCGCACCTCGACGTATTCGGAGGTCACCAATGGCAAGGCGAAGCACCCGCTGCTGACGGAGAAAGGCCGGAAGCTCAGGCTCGCGCAGGCCGGCGAGATGAGCTGGCGGCTCCTGCCTGGCACGCGCATCGGAGACCTCGGGCTCACCGAGAAGGTCTACGCCGACATGCGCGACATCGCCGCCGGGACGGCGACGGCCGAGGAGCGCCTGGCCGTCGTCGCCGACTGGGTGCGCGAGGACATCGTCACGATGACGAAGAACGCTGCGTCCATGCGCGCCGAGCTGGGCCTGAAGGAGCAGGTGGTCGCTGCGCGCGCCGAGGGTGTGTGGCAGGCCGCTCCGGGCGGGCCGAAGAAGGTCACCTTCAAGAAGATCTGGTCGGGCCACGAGTTCAGCGATGACGAGGTGGCGAAGCTGCTCGCGGGCGAGACGATCTCGTTCGAGGCCACGAACAAGGCGGGCAAGCCCTACACGGCCACCGGAACGCTCGACGTCGGCGACTACAAGGGCCGCAAGTTCGTCGGGTTCCAGCTGGAGGTGCCCGACAAGCCGACGAAGTGGTCCGGCCGGACGTTCACGCTGGCGGAGGTCACGGCGCTCCTGGCGGGCCAGGCGCTGGAGATCGACGGCTTTGTCAGCGCGAGGACCGGCAAGACCTTCGGCTGCAAGGTCAGCTGGGACGCGAAGGCGAAGAAGATCGTCCCCGATTTCGGCTCTGGCGACGAGCCGCCGCGGTCCTGGTGCCAGGTGACTTTTACCGATGCGCAAAGGCGTGACCTGGCGGCCGGCAAGACCATCCAGGGCAAGGGCTTCGTCTCGGTCAAGGGTAAGACGTTCGATGCCGCCGTCTCCTGGAAGGAAGAGGGCGGCAAGAAGAAGATCGTGCCGTCGTTCAGCTGA
- a CDS encoding transposase, protein MNVAATQPESADTPAARHARRLFEAVHALTDTGRSFSSAARQLGLDRRTVRKYARARTWHEVVRRPPRRPSTLDPYLDYLQQRWDEGEHSAKILHQELLIKGYLGHYQCVKMAVAPLRRGLPLDEPCERPPSPRQAARWIITDPDRHGPDTAQRLQRLLEHCPELRRTHNLVRQFDAMLDARDAAPLPDWLDQLRASGLAPLAGAATALREDQHAVAQGITTHYNSGVNEGRITDVKLQKRIMGGRAGVPLLRHRVILIAHLRHRYAGGPTAVSR, encoded by the coding sequence GTGAACGTCGCGGCGACGCAACCCGAGTCGGCGGACACTCCGGCCGCCCGGCATGCTCGACGGCTCTTCGAGGCAGTACACGCGCTGACCGATACCGGCCGCTCCTTCAGCTCTGCAGCCCGCCAGCTCGGGCTGGACCGCCGCACCGTGCGCAAGTACGCCCGGGCCCGAACCTGGCACGAGGTGGTCCGCCGCCCTCCGCGCCGCCCCTCCACCCTCGATCCGTATCTCGACTATCTGCAGCAACGCTGGGACGAGGGCGAGCACAGCGCCAAGATCTTGCACCAGGAACTCCTCATCAAGGGCTACCTGGGCCACTACCAGTGCGTGAAGATGGCCGTCGCACCACTACGGCGCGGTCTGCCCCTGGACGAGCCGTGCGAGCGACCACCCTCACCACGCCAAGCCGCACGCTGGATCATCACCGATCCCGACCGGCACGGCCCGGACACCGCGCAACGTCTACAACGATTACTCGAGCACTGCCCGGAGCTCCGCCGCACCCACAACCTTGTCCGTCAGTTCGACGCCATGCTCGATGCCCGGGATGCCGCACCGCTGCCGGACTGGCTCGACCAGCTCCGTGCCAGTGGGCTGGCTCCACTGGCTGGTGCCGCCACAGCTCTACGCGAAGACCAGCACGCGGTCGCCCAGGGGATCACCACCCACTACAACTCGGGGGTCAACGAAGGCCGCATCACGGACGTGAAGCTCCAGAAACGCATCATGGGAGGCCGCGCCGGCGTCCCGCTCCTGCGTCACCGAGTCATCCTGATCGCCCACCTACGCCACCGCTACGCGGGCGGACCGACCGCCGTATCGAGATGA
- a CDS encoding DNA-binding protein, whose amino-acid sequence MSDAITHYRQLRELTIDELAYVLWMLDHPISVDALAEMERCARPVTVDDLVAIAYALDTTPSVLLSHIPIDMPEPEGPLATGLPGDVDQSELRAWLEGKTTLDRESRVGWWKERVARLRVRSAHHEEQLQGAYAELRELGDLALQEADAPPVQRLQWLIQDGEHALSQSEVALALTEHRLDNLREGA is encoded by the coding sequence GTGTCCGACGCCATCACCCACTACCGCCAGCTGCGCGAGCTGACCATCGACGAGCTGGCCTATGTGTTGTGGATGCTCGATCACCCGATCTCAGTCGACGCCCTTGCGGAGATGGAGCGATGCGCTCGCCCCGTGACCGTCGACGACCTCGTCGCGATCGCCTACGCGCTCGACACGACCCCCTCGGTGCTGCTGTCGCACATTCCCATCGACATGCCGGAACCCGAGGGGCCCCTGGCCACCGGGCTCCCCGGCGACGTCGACCAGTCCGAGCTCCGCGCCTGGCTTGAGGGGAAGACCACGCTCGACCGTGAGTCGCGGGTGGGCTGGTGGAAAGAGCGGGTTGCCCGCCTCAGGGTCCGGTCGGCGCACCACGAGGAACAGCTGCAGGGCGCGTACGCGGAGCTGCGCGAGCTCGGTGACCTGGCGCTCCAGGAAGCAGACGCCCCGCCGGTGCAGCGTCTTCAGTGGCTCATCCAGGACGGCGAGCACGCGCTCAGCCAGTCCGAAGTCGCACTGGCGCTGACTGAGCATCGGCTCGACAACCTCCGAGAAGGCGCCTGA
- a CDS encoding MOSC N-terminal beta barrel domain-containing protein, with translation MVGTIERIWRYPIKSIGGELLDEVAVDARGLAGDRLYAVRDAQGKFGSGKNTRRFRRMPGLLQLQSRYPGGTATEVPELLAPDGEPVPDPTSYVRHYLDRNDVEVAREGAISHFDQLPLSVLTTATLDWVRAAVPGVPVDERRFRPNLLVRTPPGTPPFVEDEWFGRTARIGDVLCIRFQRSSERCVMINEAQQDLPHSPLILRVIAQAHDMRLDALATVAQPGCVQLGDTVELT, from the coding sequence ATGGTAGGCACGATCGAACGGATCTGGCGGTACCCCATCAAGTCCATCGGCGGTGAGCTGTTGGACGAGGTCGCCGTGGATGCCCGGGGCCTCGCCGGCGACCGGCTCTACGCTGTGCGGGACGCCCAAGGCAAGTTTGGCTCGGGCAAGAACACGCGCCGGTTCCGGCGCATGCCCGGACTGTTGCAGCTGCAGTCCCGATACCCAGGGGGAACAGCCACGGAGGTGCCCGAACTGCTGGCCCCGGACGGCGAGCCGGTACCGGACCCGACCTCCTACGTGCGGCACTACCTCGACCGGAACGACGTAGAAGTGGCCCGCGAAGGCGCGATCTCACACTTCGACCAGCTCCCCCTCAGCGTCCTGACCACCGCCACCCTCGACTGGGTCCGCGCGGCCGTACCCGGCGTGCCCGTCGACGAGCGCCGGTTTCGGCCGAACCTCCTGGTGCGGACACCTCCGGGCACGCCTCCGTTCGTGGAAGACGAGTGGTTCGGCAGGACCGCCCGGATCGGCGATGTTCTGTGCATACGGTTCCAGCGCTCCAGCGAGCGATGCGTGATGATCAACGAGGCCCAGCAGGACCTGCCGCACTCCCCGCTGATCCTGCGAGTCATTGCGCAGGCACACGACATGCGGCTGGACGCCCTGGCCACGGTCGCACAGCCGGGATGTGTACAACTCGGGGACACCGTCGAACTGACCTGA
- a CDS encoding LysE family translocator — MWTQTAMAAGVLALLTVIPGPDMAVVTKRAIASGRAEALRTAAGITTGLLVWGVFTVVGLAAILAASAEAYFVVKILGASYLVFLGVQDLWQSRRSAPRTAELKATGSGRAYLTGLTTNVLNPKIAVFYTGLLPTLAPHGLPSAVGMGLLVLLHAALTLTWLGSYAYLVSRVRSVFERPCVRRLLDRVTGVVLIGFGVRVAAEAN, encoded by the coding sequence ATGTGGACACAGACAGCCATGGCGGCCGGGGTGCTGGCCTTGTTGACCGTGATACCGGGGCCGGACATGGCCGTGGTCACCAAGCGCGCGATCGCCTCCGGCAGGGCGGAGGCCCTGCGCACCGCTGCCGGAATCACCACCGGGCTACTCGTGTGGGGCGTGTTTACCGTCGTCGGGCTCGCGGCGATCCTCGCAGCCTCGGCGGAGGCGTACTTCGTCGTCAAAATCCTGGGCGCTTCATACCTGGTCTTCCTGGGAGTGCAGGACCTCTGGCAGAGCCGCCGCTCCGCGCCGCGGACCGCCGAGTTGAAGGCCACCGGCTCGGGGCGCGCATACCTGACGGGCCTGACCACCAACGTCCTCAACCCAAAGATTGCCGTCTTCTACACCGGTCTGCTCCCGACCCTGGCCCCGCACGGTCTGCCCTCGGCGGTCGGCATGGGCCTGCTGGTCCTGCTGCACGCGGCGCTGACTCTGACCTGGCTCGGGTCTTATGCCTACCTCGTCTCCAGGGTGCGCTCGGTCTTCGAACGACCGTGCGTCCGGCGCCTTTTGGACCGCGTGACGGGTGTGGTGCTCATCGGCTTCGGGGTGCGGGTAGCCGCAGAAGCCAACTGA
- a CDS encoding SH3 domain-containing protein, which yields MRLRAPARLAATAMLALSVTAGLAATTAPAATAAEMPCKPRVYYEINTNAVNFRTGPSTAYKSKGLLYKGDWGKKVATKGSWIKLKLGQKSRTGLAKNTTGWVAKKYAYDCVPMQLD from the coding sequence ATGCGACTTCGTGCTCCCGCTCGACTTGCCGCCACGGCCATGCTTGCCCTGTCGGTGACCGCCGGCCTGGCCGCGACCACCGCCCCGGCCGCCACTGCGGCCGAGATGCCGTGCAAGCCGCGCGTCTACTACGAAATCAACACCAACGCGGTGAACTTCAGGACCGGGCCGTCGACCGCCTACAAGTCCAAGGGCCTGCTCTACAAGGGCGACTGGGGCAAGAAGGTCGCCACCAAGGGCTCCTGGATCAAGCTCAAGCTCGGCCAGAAGTCCAGGACCGGGCTGGCCAAGAACACCACCGGCTGGGTCGCCAAGAAGTACGCCTACGACTGCGTCCCCATGCAGCTCGACTGA